The sequence below is a genomic window from Carassius gibelio isolate Cgi1373 ecotype wild population from Czech Republic chromosome A17, carGib1.2-hapl.c, whole genome shotgun sequence.
TtataccttttttctgagagttaTATTACCCAACATCACcaataagccccgaatattttcaGTGCAAAGTAGCCTGTTTTCTAAATGTCCATACATGACAACATACCTAGACAAGGTTTGTCCAAGAAGTTGCTAGacttgtgctatatatatatatatatatatatatataaaagaaaaaaaaactcactgaaGGGGTCTGAAAAGTCACTCAATCTAGTGACAAAGTGACTAAGTTAGTTACACTGGCAATAGGTGGGTGGTTCACAATGAAATCTTCCATTTTGTGGTTTGCCCCATGTGTTGCATTTGTTTTGCCAATCATGATTTTCCACTCGTTTGTGTTTCTTTGTTATTTCTCAGCGCAATCCACACTCATCCTCATTACATTATGACTCTCCTCTCTTTCCTATTCAATCCAGTTTTCTAAGTCTTTGAAGCATTTTGGAGAGGAGGAAGGTTGCATGCAACCGGATGAGTTCTTTGGAATCTTTGACATCTTTCTGCAGTCGTTCAGCGAGGCCCGACACGACCTGGAGAACATGCAGCGACGCaaagaggaggaagagaggagaatgCGTATGGAGGCCATGGTACAACTTTTcctgaaacataaataaacacagaacacacacagatgctTACAGGGTCCACACATAATGTTCATCTGGATAATTTCACTTGCTTGGAGGTTGTTCCGTTTTTCATTAACATCTGGTTTTGATGAAGTTTACTATCACCCTATGATAGACAACTGTCTAGTGGAGCTAGAGAAGACTTATAGAAGACTAAGAAACGGATATAAAGTGGCAGAGgaggctgtatttattttttactgtacagTAACTGGCAGTATGTTGTATTATGTGTTTACATACAATTCTTTATTTGAACATAAATTTCCTAGTTCTTTTCATCTAGTGTAAGATCACTTTACAGTAGTGTAATGATAATGAACTTTTCTTATAGCTCATTACAGAATTGTTGGGTATCTGCACCCTTCTATTTATGTTGCAAACTGTAATAGACATTGACTTGCAAAATGATTCCTGATTCCTAAAAGGCGTTTTTTGTAACAGTGTTTTGAATGGATCTCACTAGTGTTCTCTAGGAAGTGAAATAGTCTGTGTATTTGACAGATTTGCGTGTCATCTGAGGCCAAAGATAAGATTCTGATGacagaaatatttgattttgaCCTGGAAGTCTAAAATTTTTACAAGTTGCTGTGTGGTTTTGAAATTGTTTTTATAGTTGTGTGAGAAAATGGTTaattgtttcatgaattgtgtaaaaatgtaatatcatTTGTTACCCTGTATGATCATGGCTATTTTAAatgtagtgttcctgtagctcaactggtagagcgttgCGTTAGCAAGCCAGCAcaaagttgggggttcgattccccgggaacacatgataggtaaaaattgatagcctgaatgcactctaagtcgctttggataaaagcgtctgctaaatgcatgaatttaatttaattttaaatgtaaatctctGTTCATTTATCTATCCCAGCTAAAGGACCAGCGGGAACGAGAGAGAAGAGCAAAGAAAACTACCGGAGGCAGTGTGTCAGAGGAGGTGGGGGAGTTTGATGATCTCGTATCAGCGCTTCGCTCAGGTGAAGTCTTCGACAAGGACTCTAAACTTAAACGCAACCGAAAGCGCTCTGTCAACCAACTGGTGGATGGTGGAGGGCGTGAAAGACCAGTCACCAAGGTGAACTATTGACCTCAGTGAATACAGTCGAAAGGAGATCGAGCTTTTTGTATTCAGACTGACAGGGAACTCTCTTGAAATGCCATACACTGCCCGCTAATTTCCCTTTTGCTCAGACCAGTAATAACTGACAAGCTCAAAGATAGACAGGCTCACTGTAAGATAGTCTGTTTATCTGCAGATGTGAAGGATGCCCTGCAGTCTCTCTCTACTTGTTTCTGCTTGTTCCTCCTTCTCGATATGTACAGTCACTCATACTGatctattaatgtttttttttttttttttttttttttctttgtggtgaAATGCACAACCTGAGTTCCAGTCTGGTGCTGCAAAGTCTCACAATAAGTCATAAGATGTGGACATCATCTGAGTCCATTCATATGGCTATCCCTATGGTTGTCCTTTCTCGGCCACCCATTTCCATGCTCTAATTTTAGGAGATTGAGAAACTTGTCCCTTTTTTGGAAATCTGGTACCTCTAGTCTTCGGATCCAACTGTGCTTTTCAATTTAAAAGATGCAGATGGTGCTTTCTAAACTTGGAACTGAAGGgggaaaagaaaatattgttaAATCCTGGATGTTGGACTTACCACACAGGAAATATGACACTGTGGATGCAGCCTTACAGGTTGTGATACTCCTTGCCCAAGTGCCTCTACACATTAACGGCATTCCGAGGACTACCTCCTGTAGGGAGATATTGATGAGAGACAAGAGCACTTTCACTAAGAGATAAAGGGAATATGAAAACCCGAAGTCTAAAAATAGAGTGTATTTAATGGCAGAAATTAATGAACCCGTTGTATTGTTATACTTCATATAACAAATTGTCTCATCTGTCATACACAACTGCACTCTTTATCCAAATTCCCTGAAGTAGCTTTCTAGGAAGGAAGAGACCATGAAAGTTTGTTTAAAGAAGCAGTTATCTGTCAGGAAGTACTATCATGTGTCTTCTTTACTTCTTCAGGCTAACATATTGAACCTTTTGGACTTGATTATAATAGAACAAATTCTAAATTCTTAATTATAATAGAACAAATAGTCTTGCTATCTAACGATCTTTCCATCTTAATGTGTATATCAAGAAACGCTAGGTACCCAGGTCTGAAAAAAGTTTGTAGAGAGATCTACTGAATTTTAGACTTTGTTCTCATGGTCAAAATTATGTAATCCTCTTTGGTTTTCTAATATtttgttcatcatttttaaataacatgtaTATTAAGTAGCTGTAGTTAGGACAAAGGATGCAGAGGTACATACAATGACCATGTAGTTGGCATGGTGGTGCAGAGAAAATGGTGTTAGAGACAGGAAAGATGAGAGGCCTCTGGTATGGATATAGACACAGATATGAAGGCAACAAGTGCAAACATCTGAAAGGGAATGTAGAGTCCAGTGAGATGGTGATTATGGATtgaaccaataataaaaaaaataataataatgatgaatgcACTTTCATGCGTATGAATGCAGTTTCTTCTGTCCACATGGGGTCACAGTGGGAGTTCTGTATGAGATGATTGTGTTTATCTTTTAAGAATTAATATGGACACACATGGTGCGAATGGTTAATTTTTGTGAGTACAGCTCTGCCCCCTTCTGACCCTGCTTAATACACAAGTAGGGTGTCTGTGAGAGAGCCGGCCCATATCTGGTCTGCATGGATTTCACGCCAGCCGGATCCGGGCCAACACTGTGTTGCTGCCTGGGCTTCTGGTATATCCATATTTCTTTGTGCCAGTAAGGTAATTTATTAACAGTCCAAAAAATAAGCAAGTTTTAACACTAAGCTTACAAGTGCCAAAACAACAGGCCAGTGCAGCCTTTCTCTCCCTTCTCACTTGCATCAGCTGATGTGTAATTTtttgtaatgtgtatatatatatatctatctatatatatatatatatatatatatatatatatatatatatatatatatataccaaaaataGTAATTGCAGTCCTATCTATATTAAGTCAATTTTCTTAGGCTTGAGATTGCTTATAACAAGTTAGTATTTCTGCACAACAGACAGTTAGTTCCAGGTTTGACCAGATTGTGTTGTCtgggacattaaaaaaaatacaattattgcacatttaaatctgagcatttaaaaaaaaaatatatctgcagTTAGTTTGATTGCACTTACCAATGATTCCTCATAGAGGCTCTTATTAGACTTTATGCCAAAGTCCTAATCTTGTGCTGCTTAATTGGAGAACATGCAGAATTAGGAATGGGGATTTGCATAATGAACTGTTCTTTGTGCACCAAATGAATATGACCTAACAGAAGTAAAGACATACACTTTgttaaactatttttataataCTACATTCAGTACAGaacttacatatttaaatatatatataaaaaaaaaaaatatatatatatatatatatatacacatatataaaatgcaaGTTGCCCCTTGCAAATTAAAATTGAGATGTTTTgggctatttattttcatttcctttACATTTTTGTCATTCTTGTCATGAGAAGAGTGGTACTGCAAGTCGCTAGAAGTTACATTGTTAACATTATTACACAGCTTTGGTGTTCTGCCTTTAAAGTTACACAAAGTATAAAAAATCGtcagtattattatttgtattttatgtatatttcgTCATTGATTGTCCAAAACAGAAAGGAAAATATGTAGCTAGTTGCTTGATgcactttttgttttctttgtaggtCAGACTTTTTCCTGTATTACAAAACTGAGCAGCCAAAggctaaaaagaaagaaagaaagtatatatttttagttaagaGATCAGGCCTACATAGATAAGGTGTAAATTTACCCAATAATCTGTGTCCCATTGTTTTATAAACCTGTCCTTTTCAGCTCTTTGATTATTGTGGATTGAATATAGATTTATATAGATATGAGCTGTAATATGAATGGTAAAGAAAATTGATTATCTTTGGTACATTATATATAAGACTGCATCTGAAAACACCATGCCAACTGCCTAAATGTAATCActtgcttttatattttatatatttttgaaaaataatgttttgcctCCTTTTTCTGCTTGGTCCAATTGCACTTGATGTTTTCCCTGTTGGCTGAAGTAGTGCACAGGTGTGGTTCTCTGATAATGTTGGTGTATTATTATCTGTGACATGAAACGCATGACACTTTGTATGTGTTCATAGAATGCTCCACCGATGATTTTGACAGGTTGTATTTATGCCAAGTGCCCCATTTTAAAGGTTGATTCGACAAGGGCCTCACATAATAATGTATAGTTCTAAAATTATTTTGTACACCATCAtagtcatttgaaaaaaaaaaaaaagagaaaagatgaAACTGAAGTTTGAGGAATGGTGACATTTTTCCCCTGTAAATTGAAGCTCTATTTATTTGCCTTGCTTAGTTTGCTATATTTCATATGTATACACATCATGAAAGAAATGCTATATTGTGACTGATATTTGTCAGATTGTTTGTATGAGAATGACAAGCCTttggtttaaatatatatttgttggtTTATGGTCTGACTCTTAACCCCTCCACCTGACCCCCTTTCCATGTGACATTTTGTAGGGTAAAAATAAACTTGTTTCACTGACATCTGCGTAAACCTTTTACTTTGGGTTACACTTCAGTACAGCTGGCTCTTAAATCACACACATGTCCAATGTTGTACTATGAATATCCTAGGCAAACAGTCATCCATTTTCCAATGGCAGTTCTCACAGCTGTTGTTTCTCACGGTGCAACACTGCCTTCTTCTGGTCACAGAATATTTCAGTTACCAATCAGTTATATTATCCAAACTACTGCAAGATAAGACATGGAGCATATGATATTACACATTGTAAACATAAATTTTTATTAGAAAATGATCATAAACAGCATTCTGACAAATGTTCAGATTCAGTGATTTcaattttatgaataaaatgaaaataaaaatgaaggtaTAATTTATCTCGTTTGTTCAGACGAGTCAGAGGCTGAATTTACAGTACTTTTGTAGCAGGACATCATGCAAATATTCAATTTCAAAAACGTTTTTTGAAAACCTATTTTACATGAACgatatgaaaaacattttattttattaaacatatcGCCTCGATCATAAAACACAAACCGAATGTTAGTTCATAAAACTACTCGAACAAATACTGTAATGAATTAGTTCTCCTCGTGTTACGTGAAAGAGGCTATACAAAAACAGAGGCAATGTAATCTTAATAAAATTGGATTTTGTTTTATAAGATAAGACTGTCACAGTGTATAGGCTAAGTGAGAGTTTTCAACACAAGCCTTTTGAATAGAGTGCTGTAGTGATGATATTTTTGGAGGCCAGTGAACAAAGGTTTATGATTCTTTCATCATCACAATAATCTTCAcacaactttttgaaaatctaaatacaATCGGCAAGCTCTAAATAccattaataacaaaataatacaatttttcaAGACAAGAAAAAGCTTTAGAAATCCTAAGGatgtaatgatttattttatattgtataataaaacttgaaaatattttgagcttctgtaattattatatattattttcaggcTTTTTATAAGACGGGATGATAGAACCAGAAGTGCCAAAATGCTTGTTGCCGGGTTTTGACCTGCAAACAGGTGACAACCTTATGAAACACTTTTCAATCAGCTGCAttatcattatcaaaataaatctagaacaaaataaaatactcttTGTATGTCAGGTAAATTAACCTTACTTAAATCACATTTCATGCTGAACATGGACACAGGAATAGTTACACAATTATAATAAGTAGATTAGCTAGAGGCATCTGAAGGCACATTTTGTTAAAGAAAACTGATGTCATTCTAGAGAGAAGAATTGAAAACTGTAGCTACATTCAAACAGGTGAGATTAAGCCTGCAGTTTATGCATTCTTTAGGAATCAGGTGAGCGATAAAAATCACCTTTCTGTCCACCCGTCTTGCTGAGCAACTTTAAGTCCGTAATAACAATGTCATGACTGACTGACTTGCACATGTCATAGAGAGTTAGCGTGGCCACCGCAACAGCGGTCAGGGCCTCCATCTCCACTCCTGTACGGCCCGTGGTTTGGCAGGTTGCTTTGACGATGACGGCATGTTCTTCCTGGAGCAGCTCTATGGTAACAGAGGCGTGGTCAAGAGGAAGCGGGTGGCAGAGCGGAATGAGAGATGAGGTCTGCTTGGCACCCATGATGCCCGCTAGCTGTGCTACCGCTAGAGCATCGCCCTTGGCAAGCTGATTGGCACGCACCAAATTAAAAGCTTTTGGGCCAAGGATGACCTTGCCACAAGCCATGGCTGTGCGACTAGTTACAGCCTTACTGCCCACATTGACCATGGAGGCTTTACCCTGTGCATCAGTGTGGGTCAACTGTTCAGAGGTTCCATCAAAGCTGGAGGACTGTGCATCTGTATGGGGTATTTTGAAATCAAACCCACATTCAGGGGTTTTGCTGTGGCAGTACCGTGCAAACTGCAGAGTTGAATCTCTAAATTTGGTTGTTGACAGTAGTGCACTGAGGATGGGAGGAAATGTTTTGGATTGTAACTGTAGTGGCTGAGACCCCCAGTCCAAAATGTGCGTATCAACGGTTAAAGCTTTGGGGGGTTTTAAGGCACGAAACCTTGGTCGATTATGCTTTTTACAAAGAGGAGTCAAACCATGTGCATCAATAACAAAAGTTGTTGTGTAGTCCTGATTAGCTTTTCCGTGAaagtgttttatgtattttgtaagTGAGTGAGTTGTAGCAGTGGCTGCTGAATCCATGGCGTGGATCAAAGGAAGAGGCTGCCTCTGACTGACTCCAAACAGAGGTACTGACAGCAGCCAGCTGCAGTTTAAACCTGTAAACAACGACACACACATTcaacaaaacaatattttctaaAGGTGAATCCTCCACAGCTGGTAATCTGGTGAATGTATAACAGTTGCAATCAGAAATATCCAAACCCCTAAAGATTTTAAGGATTTATCCATTAACAAGGATAGCAAAGAGCAAGATTCTGCTTTGGATAACTTCTTTTATGAGTTGAGTGATAcataaaatcaacaaaaaatgCATGTAGTATTTTTATGTGACAGGATATTTTGTTAAGATAACCACATcacaattattcaacccctataaaatacatatatatatatatcttttttttttttaaagctttcttATGACAGTTTTTGTGGAGTTTTACCCAAAGGAATTAAGCCTTTGGGAACTCGATAATGATCCTTGATTTGTTTCAGaatttatgcatatataaacCCCACCCATGAAGGTATACAAcagggctattcaaatcttgccctggagggccagtgcactgcagagtttagctccaacccttttttttgtcatttcttgtCACTAACATTCATCGACATCACTGTACTTACTTTTGAGGTGAGAGGGCTGAATATCTCTGATTGCAACTATATAATGACAAAAGGTGCTTGTAGATAGGGTGTGCGATATATCATCTCgaataatattttaagttttcttttAACAGTGTGGAACTGACATTATCttactttgaaaaataaaataaaaatggcgcACCTTAAGAGTGCACAGTTTCACTGCATAGTAGCCAAATACAATGCATTTGGAAAGTCCAAATATCTCTTTTCATATttcaatattcaaaatatttttcaaacatttatcTCCACATTATTTATGCagttttaatttgaaaattgTACAATTTCTGCAGTGCAAATTACTAATCCCTGCACAGAATATGAAAAGCTTTGGTCAAGgtaccaaaaacaaaaacattgtctAATCCCAGAAAATAATGAGATATTCAACACCCCACAGATGATATAACGAGTGAGATGGTAAGTGTATTACGTACAGCCACATCACCCACCAATGAGGATCATTGGCCTGTTCTTCATCTGAGATATATTGAACATCcctgcagaaaaacaaagttatattcagtttaaataaagtaaataaattatgaataagaCATGACCTGAATGTTGATTACTAAATTTTAATTGATGCGTTTAATTAATGTGATGTATCAAGAGTATGTTTGTTTTTACCTGCATGCTGTTTCTTCTTCCTCCCAACTGCTGTCCCTATGATGTGCAGTAGTTCCTCCTCAGTTGCTCCAGAGCGCAGAAAATCCCTCAAAGACACCTCTGAATTTCCGAACAAACAAACCTGATGGTGTGCCAACACAGacacattatgtaaaaaaaataaaccaaaacaatTTAGACATCAGCATAAGGAAtatcacacacaaacagacacacacacacacacacacgcaacattTACCTTAAGGTTGCCATCAGCCGTGATGCGCAGGCGATTACAGGAGCCACAGAAATGTTCTGACATGGAGGTAATGAAGCCCAGCTGGCCTCGAAATCCTGGAACTCTAAACGCCTGTAAACAgacaacacagaaacacacacacacacacacacacacacgatgaggGTTTATCCACTGATATGATTCTATAGTCTTACCAAGATtacaaaatgtgtgttttattaaatccTCTATTAATAACATGAGTATGAATAATTACAAAAAAGTCAAAaagaccaataaataaataaatactgcacaGTAACATAGCAAAAACCTGATGATGATCGACCCtctaaagagaaaataaaaaatgagctGCAATGACAATTTAATACGGAGAATGATTAATGGCCAATGATTTATTTAGCAGTTTGGAGCTGTGCTGACCTTGGCTGTATCCGTTTCCTCTCCAGGCACAGGCTCCAGATTGGGCCATTTTTGCTTTATAGAGTCCAACATCTCCTGATAGCTCACCATCATCTTGAAGTTCCATCTGTTCCCTATAGAGACAGCCAATGTGCAAAGGTACAGTCAGCTGCTTTACTTTCTTGTATGCAGAAATTTTTTTCCAAACATGGATTAAATATCAGATAattaacaagataaaaaaaaaaaaagaaatcttgaaAAGGCATCCCGTTTGACGAGATTGAAAAATCACTACGAGTATAACACATGAAAGAAAAGTGCTAATCTCAATCTCTCTAAACTTTACCAAGAAaagtgcaataaaaaacacaatagtgcatatatttgcattgttttagatGGATTCTATGTttcattatgtaatttttttttcccttagTCATTCAGTTTCACTTTGATTTAGGTGAGTTGAGGTTAGATGAGTCACTGATCGTATACCACACAAACGACTCCATTAATCCAAGTATTTAATCAGTTACTGGAGTGAGTGATGTAGTACTGGCCCCCATGCCAAACACCGATAGCAGGGACAACATATCAGTTACTGCAAAATGGCTCTGgagcagggttattcaaatcttgccctggagggccagtgcactgcaaagtttagctccaaccctgatcaaacacacctgagggGTTTGATCAGGGTCGGAGCTAAACTCActgcagtgcactggccctccaggggAAGATTTGATTAAACCTGCTCCAAAATAAATCTATTGAATTTGTCTCTAATCAAATTCATAGTCACTGTTATCCAGTAAATGGAGTTGAAACTTGTTTCTACACATTGCTGTTAAACATGTTTAGTAATGAAAGGATACGACTTTGGTGGTCATTCACCAAAAACACCAACAGAATGTGGACTGTGTCACATGTGTTATGAATATAAATCTTGAGATACACCAAGTCTCACTGACCTGGAAATAAAATAATCCGCACTACTAATACGATTAGAGAACTAGGgcagaaaatgcagcctttaCAACAGTGCCAATTTACTACAAACCGGTAAGATGGGCTAACAAATGTTCATGTAGTTTTCTTTCTTTGACTTTAGATAACAAACTTACCATCAAAAGGCATGTACTCAATGAATCTCACATCCAATGGTTTCTTCTCTGTCAGTGACACAAAGTCAATCAACTCGTCTTCATTCAAACCTCTCATGACCACACAGTTCACCTTTGAAGAGAGACAAAACTTTACCACAATGAACGAATAACTGAGGTTACCCAAGGTTCAATGCAAAAAGAcaatttatgaatattaatgacaAGTGTTTTAGGTGTTGCTAGAGGATGGTAATAAATGGTTTTAAGATGACACTTTCAGAGTACTTTTGTTAACTGAAatcttggtagcactttattttacagtcctgttccccatgtacatactatgtacttattataataattacaattactatgtaataactaggtactaaacctgaacctacccctaaacctaaccctaccccattgtatttaccttgtgttaccagaactttcttagataaatacactgtaagtacactataagtacatgttagtacacgtactgtaaaataaagtgcaaccgaaatctTTAACGCTATATCCTTCATTGACATTAACCATTTTTTACATCAAAGGGGATAAGactatctatttaaatattttgaggcAAGTACATTACCTTGACTGGATTGTAGCCCATTTCAATGGCCTTTTCAATGCCTTCCGTCACTTTATGAAACCCTGCAAGTGGTACCAATATAAAGAATCAACTAAAAAGTGTATAATTTAGGTAGTGACACCAAaatttgtcaactcaaaacttttCTACCAAACCGAAATAGTTTTTGAGAGCTGAAACCATGAATTAAAACAATGGCGTTTAATTACCACTTCTCCAATGGCTGTTTTGTGTAAATAAGCTGAATAAACAACAAAAAGTAGATTATACAGCTTTAAAACTTGGCATTACAAGTTAATAGATGAACGGATAAATGATCATCTACCTCTCAAAACCCTGAAAAAAGTCTCAATGGACAACATCAGATTATACCATgttaatttaactaaaagttTTTACCAAATAATGTGACATGactcaaattaataataaaaaaaagattaagaaacAATTACATTTAGTAATCCTAACTTCAACTGTACATTTTCATAATccctttgtgaatttttttttatttttttattttttttttgagctcaACTATTAAACGGCTTCATACACTTTCTCCATGTTCTGCTGCTACCTTTGTGAGTCAAAACATTCAGAGTCTGAATTTCTTTGTTCATGACCCCTCAtgctttctgtctgttttctgtgTACTGGAGATCAACAGCATCCTGTACCTTTTCGTCTAGTGATG
It includes:
- the LOC128031682 gene encoding molybdenum cofactor biosynthesis protein 1 isoform X1; amino-acid sequence: MALNCSTFSRLILVAQAAAEACTKRAVHLTCGRYRVCRWYSGVTHEENRVEQVGELVVPGSHRRILKDVLPFSAFLMDSFGRRHNYLRISLTEKCNLRCQYCMPQEGVMLTPRSQLLTAEELLTLARLFVREGVNKIRLTGGEPLIRPDVLHIIAELRKLEGLKTIAVTTNGMNLTRLLPSLKTAGVDLLNISLDTLVPAKFEFITRRKGFHKVTEGIEKAIEMGYNPVKVNCVVMRGLNEDELIDFVSLTEKKPLDVRFIEYMPFDGNRWNFKMMVSYQEMLDSIKQKWPNLEPVPGEETDTAKAFRVPGFRGQLGFITSMSEHFCGSCNRLRITADGNLKVCLFGNSEVSLRDFLRSGATEEELLHIIGTAVGRKKKQHAGMFNISQMKNRPMILIGLNCSWLLSVPLFGVSQRQPLPLIHAMDSAATATTHSLTKYIKHFHGKANQDYTTTFVIDAHGLTPLCKKHNRPRFRALKPPKALTVDTHILDWGSQPLQLQSKTFPPILSALLSTTKFRDSTLQFARYCHSKTPECGFDFKIPHTDAQSSSFDGTSEQLTHTDAQGKASMVNVGSKAVTSRTAMACGKVILGPKAFNLVRANQLAKGDALAVAQLAGIMGAKQTSSLIPLCHPLPLDHASVTIELLQEEHAVIVKATCQTTGRTGVEMEALTAVAVATLTLYDMCKSVSHDIVITDLKLLSKTGGQKGDFYRSPDS